A window of the Kosakonia sp. BYX6 genome harbors these coding sequences:
- the mepM gene encoding murein DD-endopeptidase MepM, which produces MQQIARSVALAFNNLPRPHRVMLGSLTVLTLTVAVWRPYVYHPESTAPIVKAIELPKNEIRSLLPEASEPIDQATSDDVDDIPQDELDEKTANEAGVHEYVVSTGDTLSSILNQYGIDMGNISQLAAADKELRNLKIGQQLSWTLTADGDLQRLTWEMSRRETRTYDRIDSGFKMSSEMQQGDWVNAVLKGTVGGSFVSSAKDAGLSSSEVSAVIKAMQWQMDFRKLKKGDEFSVLMSREMLEGKQEQSQLVGVRLRSDGKDYYAFRAEDGKFYDRNGTGLAKGFMRFPTSKQFRVSSNFDPRRLNPVTGRVAPHKGVDFALPQGTPVMAVGDGEVVVAKRSGAAGNYIAIRHGRTYTTRYMHLRKLLVKPGQKVKRGDRIALSGNTGRSTGPHLHYEVWINQQAVNPLTAKLPRTEGLSGSDRKDYLAQVKDVLPQLRLD; this is translated from the coding sequence GTGCAACAGATAGCCCGCTCTGTCGCCCTGGCATTTAATAATCTGCCCCGACCCCATCGCGTTATGCTGGGGTCGCTTACGGTTCTTACTCTCACTGTCGCCGTCTGGCGGCCTTATGTTTATCATCCCGAGTCCACGGCCCCGATTGTCAAAGCCATCGAACTGCCGAAAAACGAAATTCGTTCGCTTCTTCCCGAAGCCAGTGAGCCTATTGATCAGGCGACGTCTGACGATGTCGATGATATTCCGCAAGATGAGCTGGACGAGAAAACAGCCAATGAAGCCGGCGTTCACGAATATGTGGTGTCCACCGGTGACACGCTCAGCAGCATTCTCAATCAGTACGGCATTGACATGGGCAATATCAGCCAACTTGCCGCTGCGGATAAAGAGCTACGTAACCTGAAAATTGGTCAACAGCTCTCCTGGACGCTGACCGCAGATGGCGATCTGCAACGCTTGACCTGGGAGATGTCGCGCCGCGAAACCCGCACTTATGACCGCATAGATAGCGGCTTCAAAATGAGTAGCGAGATGCAGCAGGGCGACTGGGTGAACGCGGTGTTGAAAGGCACGGTGGGCGGCAGTTTCGTCTCCAGCGCCAAAGACGCCGGTTTAAGCAGCAGCGAAGTGAGTGCAGTGATTAAAGCCATGCAGTGGCAAATGGACTTCCGCAAACTGAAAAAAGGCGATGAATTCTCCGTGCTGATGTCCCGTGAAATGCTGGAAGGCAAGCAGGAACAAAGCCAATTGGTGGGCGTACGCTTGCGTTCTGATGGCAAAGATTACTATGCGTTTCGCGCGGAAGACGGAAAATTCTACGATCGTAACGGTACCGGGCTGGCAAAAGGCTTTATGCGTTTCCCAACCTCGAAACAGTTCCGCGTCTCCTCGAACTTTGATCCGCGCCGTCTGAACCCGGTCACCGGGCGCGTCGCGCCGCATAAAGGTGTCGATTTCGCACTGCCGCAAGGCACGCCTGTGATGGCAGTGGGTGATGGTGAAGTGGTGGTCGCAAAACGTAGCGGTGCGGCAGGAAACTATATCGCCATCCGCCACGGTCGCACTTACACCACGCGCTATATGCACCTGCGTAAGTTGCTGGTTAAACCTGGGCAGAAAGTGAAGCGTGGCGATCGCATTGCGCTTTCCGGTAACACCGGGCGTTCTACCGGCCCGCACCTGCACTATGAAGTGTGGATTAACCAACAGGCCGTGAACCCGTTAACCGCGAAACTGCCAAGAACCGAAGGGTTGAGCGGTTCGGATCGTAAGGATTACCTGGCGCAGGTTAAAGACGTCTTACCGCAATTGCGCCTGGACTGA
- the lpxM gene encoding lauroyl-Kdo(2)-lipid IV(A) myristoyltransferase (LpxM is lauroyl-Kdo(2)-lipid IV(A) myristoyltransferase, an enzyme characterized in Escherichia coli and involved in biosynthesis of the form of lipid A found in that species and some closely related species.), producing the protein METKKNNIEYIPEFEREFRHPRNWGAWLGVLAFAGAALIPPSLRDPLLGKLGRLAGRMGKSARRRAQINLFYCFPEKSEAEREAIIDEMFATAPQAMVLMAELALRGPEKVLPRIEWQGKEIIDEMHSNDEKVIFLVPHGWGVDIPAMLMASQGQKMAAMFHNQGNKVFDYVWNTVRRRYGGRLHARNDGIKPFIQSVRQGYWGYYLPDQDHGLEHSEFVDFFATYKATLPAIGRLMKVCRARVVPLFPVYDAKSHRLIIQVRPPMDDLLAADDNTIARRMNEEVEVFVGPHPEQYTWILKLLKTRKPGETEPYKRKELYAKK; encoded by the coding sequence ATGGAAACGAAAAAAAATAACATTGAGTACATTCCGGAATTTGAACGCGAGTTTCGCCATCCGCGCAACTGGGGTGCCTGGCTTGGCGTGCTGGCTTTTGCGGGCGCCGCGCTGATCCCGCCGTCTCTTCGCGATCCGCTGCTTGGCAAACTGGGCCGCCTGGCGGGAAGAATGGGCAAAAGCGCACGTCGTCGTGCGCAGATCAATCTGTTTTACTGCTTCCCGGAAAAAAGCGAGGCGGAACGGGAAGCCATCATTGATGAAATGTTTGCTACTGCGCCGCAGGCCATGGTGTTGATGGCCGAGTTGGCACTTCGTGGCCCGGAAAAGGTGTTGCCGCGTATCGAGTGGCAGGGCAAAGAGATTATCGATGAGATGCACAGCAACGATGAGAAAGTGATTTTTCTCGTTCCGCATGGCTGGGGCGTGGATATTCCGGCGATGCTAATGGCGTCGCAGGGGCAGAAAATGGCGGCGATGTTCCATAATCAGGGCAATAAAGTGTTCGATTATGTCTGGAACACCGTTCGCCGCCGCTATGGCGGCCGTCTGCATGCGCGTAATGATGGCATCAAACCGTTTATTCAGTCGGTGCGTCAGGGGTACTGGGGTTACTACCTGCCGGACCAGGATCACGGGCTGGAGCACAGCGAGTTCGTCGATTTTTTTGCGACTTACAAAGCCACGCTACCGGCCATCGGTCGCCTGATGAAAGTATGTCGGGCGCGCGTGGTGCCGCTGTTTCCGGTGTATGACGCCAAATCGCATCGGTTGATTATTCAGGTACGGCCGCCAATGGATGATTTGCTGGCGGCAGATGACAACACCATCGCCCGGCGCATGAACGAAGAAGTCGAAGTGTTTGTCGGCCCGCATCCTGAGCAATACACCTGGATCCTCAAGCTGCTTAAAACGCGCAAACCGGGTGAGACAGAGCCTTACAAGCGCAAAGAGCTTTACGCGAAGAAATAA
- the pyk gene encoding pyruvate kinase: MSRRLRRTKIVTTLGPATDRDNNLEKVIAAGANVVRMNFSHGTPEDHKLRADKVREIAAKLGRHVAILGDLQGPKIRVSTFKEGKVFLNIGDKFLLDANLGKGEGDKEKVGIDYKGLPADVVPGDILLLDDGRVQLKVLEVQGMKVFTEVTVGGPLSNNKGINKLGGGLSAEALTEKDKADIVTAALIGVDYLAVSFPRCGEDLNYARRLARDAGCDAKIVAKVERAEAVCNQDAMDDVILASDVVMVARGDLGVEIGDPELVGIQKALIRRARQLNRAVITATQMMESMITNPMPTRAEVMDVANAVLDGTDAVMLSAETAAGQYPSETVAAMARVCLGAEKIPSINVSKHRLDIQFDNVEEAIAMSAMYAANHLKGVTAIISMTESGRTALMTSRISSGLPIFALSRHERTLNLTALYRGVTPVYFDSVNEGVAAANDAVNLLRDKGYLLSGDLVIVTQGDVMSTIGTTNTTRILTVE; this comes from the coding sequence ATGTCCAGAAGGCTTCGCAGAACCAAAATCGTCACCACCTTAGGCCCAGCCACAGACCGCGATAACAACCTCGAAAAAGTTATCGCTGCGGGTGCCAACGTGGTGCGCATGAACTTCTCACACGGAACACCGGAAGATCATAAATTACGTGCGGATAAGGTGCGTGAGATTGCGGCAAAACTGGGACGTCATGTTGCTATCCTTGGCGATTTACAAGGACCGAAAATTCGCGTTTCCACCTTTAAGGAAGGCAAAGTCTTCCTGAACATCGGTGATAAATTCCTGCTCGACGCCAACCTGGGTAAAGGCGAAGGCGACAAAGAGAAAGTTGGCATCGACTATAAAGGTCTGCCTGCTGACGTAGTGCCTGGCGATATTCTACTGCTCGACGACGGTCGCGTTCAGTTGAAAGTGCTGGAAGTTCAGGGCATGAAAGTGTTCACAGAAGTCACCGTTGGCGGCCCGCTGTCCAACAACAAAGGCATCAACAAGCTCGGCGGCGGCCTTTCGGCTGAAGCGCTGACCGAAAAAGACAAGGCGGATATCGTGACCGCTGCGCTGATCGGTGTTGATTACCTGGCGGTCTCCTTCCCGCGCTGCGGCGAAGATCTCAACTATGCTCGTCGTCTTGCGCGTGATGCTGGCTGCGATGCGAAAATCGTCGCAAAAGTGGAACGTGCTGAAGCGGTTTGCAATCAGGATGCGATGGACGATGTTATCCTCGCTTCCGACGTAGTGATGGTCGCGCGTGGCGACTTGGGTGTGGAAATCGGCGACCCGGAACTGGTCGGCATCCAGAAAGCGCTGATCCGCCGTGCCCGTCAACTGAACCGCGCGGTGATCACCGCAACGCAGATGATGGAATCGATGATCACCAACCCGATGCCAACCCGTGCAGAAGTGATGGACGTTGCGAACGCCGTGCTCGACGGTACCGATGCAGTCATGCTCTCAGCGGAAACCGCTGCCGGTCAGTACCCTTCTGAAACCGTTGCCGCCATGGCGCGTGTCTGCCTGGGCGCAGAAAAAATCCCAAGCATTAACGTATCCAAACACCGCCTCGACATTCAGTTCGATAACGTGGAAGAAGCGATTGCGATGTCAGCCATGTATGCAGCAAATCACCTCAAAGGTGTAACCGCTATCATCTCTATGACAGAATCTGGCCGCACCGCGCTGATGACTTCACGTATCAGCTCTGGTTTGCCAATTTTTGCGCTATCCCGCCATGAACGCACGCTGAACCTGACTGCGCTCTACCGTGGCGTTACGCCGGTTTACTTCGACAGCGTGAACGAAGGTGTTGCCGCCGCGAACGATGCGGTGAACCTGCTGCGTGATAAAGGTTATCTGTTGTCTGGCGATCTGGTGATCGTGACCCAGGGGGACGTGATGAGTACCATTGGCACCACTAATACCACGCGTATTCTGACCGTCGAATAA
- a CDS encoding MurR/RpiR family transcriptional regulator — MNMLEKIQSRLEHLSKSERKVAEVILAAPDQAIHSSIATLAQEADVSEPTVNRFCRSLDTRGFPDFKLHLAQSLANGTPYVNRNVDEDDSVEAYTGKIFESAMASLDHVRQSLDMAAVNRAVDLLTQAKKIAFFGLGSSAAVAHDAMNKFFRFNVPVVYSDDIVLQRMSCMNCSDDDVVVLISHTGRTKNLVELAQLARENDAMVIALTSAGTPLAREATLAITLDVPEDTDIYMPMVSRLAQLTVIDVLATGFTLRRGAKFRDNLKRVKEALKESRFDKELLIKDDNHQ; from the coding sequence ATGAATATGCTGGAAAAAATCCAGTCTCGGCTGGAACACCTTAGTAAATCCGAACGTAAAGTCGCGGAAGTGATCCTTGCCGCGCCGGACCAGGCAATCCATTCAAGTATTGCCACGCTTGCCCAGGAAGCCGACGTCAGCGAGCCGACGGTAAACCGTTTCTGCCGCAGCCTTGATACCCGTGGCTTCCCCGATTTCAAACTTCATTTGGCGCAAAGTCTCGCCAATGGCACGCCCTATGTTAATCGAAATGTCGATGAAGATGACAGCGTTGAAGCCTACACCGGCAAAATCTTCGAGTCCGCAATGGCAAGCCTTGATCATGTGCGCCAGTCGCTGGATATGGCTGCGGTTAACCGCGCGGTGGACCTGCTGACGCAGGCGAAAAAAATCGCCTTCTTCGGCCTCGGCTCTTCGGCTGCGGTGGCGCACGACGCGATGAATAAGTTTTTTCGCTTTAATGTTCCGGTGGTCTATTCCGATGACATTGTGCTGCAACGCATGAGCTGTATGAATTGTAGCGATGATGACGTCGTTGTGCTGATTTCCCATACCGGGAGAACCAAAAATTTGGTCGAACTGGCACAACTGGCACGTGAAAACGATGCGATGGTCATTGCGCTCACGTCTGCGGGTACGCCGCTGGCGCGCGAGGCAACACTTGCTATCACTCTGGATGTCCCGGAAGATACCGACATCTATATGCCGATGGTGTCCCGTCTTGCGCAACTGACCGTTATCGATGTGCTGGCAACCGGCTTTACCTTACGGCGGGGAGCAAAATTCAGGGATAACTTGAAGCGAGTCAAAGAAGCACTGAAAGAATCGCGCTTTGATAAGGAACTGCTTATCAAAGACGATAACCATCAATAG
- the zwf gene encoding glucose-6-phosphate dehydrogenase encodes MAVIQTAQACDLVIFGAKGDLARRKLLPSLYQLEKAGQIHADTRILGVGRADWDKEAYTKIVREALETFMKEKIDEGLWDKLSSRLDFCNLDVNDTSAFKRLGEMLDQKNRTTINYFAMPPSTFGAICKGLGAAKLNAKPARVVMEKPLGTSLATSREINDQVGEFFEECQVYRIDHYLGKETVLNLLALRFANSLFVNNWDNRTIDHVEITVAEEVGIEGRWGYFDQAGQMRDMIQNHLLQILCMIAMSPPSDLSADSIRDAKVKVLKSLRRIDRSNVREKTVRGQYTAGFAQGKKVPGYLEEEGANKSSNTETFVAIRVDIDDWRWAGVPFYLRTGKRLPAKCSEVVVYFKNPELNLFKESWQELPQNKLTIRLQPDEGVDIQILNKVPGLDHKHNLQTTKLDLSYSETFNETHLADAYERLLLETMRGIQALFVRRDEVEEAWKWVDSITEAWAADNDAPKPYQAGTWGPVASVAMITRDGRSWNEFE; translated from the coding sequence ATGGCGGTAATACAAACAGCCCAGGCATGTGACCTGGTCATTTTCGGCGCGAAAGGCGATCTCGCACGCCGGAAATTGCTGCCTTCCCTGTACCAGCTGGAAAAAGCGGGTCAAATTCATGCGGATACGCGGATTCTTGGGGTCGGGCGCGCCGACTGGGATAAAGAGGCTTATACCAAAATCGTGCGCGAAGCGCTCGAAACCTTTATGAAGGAAAAGATCGACGAAGGTCTGTGGGATAAGCTGAGCAGTCGCCTGGATTTCTGCAATCTGGACGTTAACGACACCTCCGCATTTAAACGCCTCGGCGAAATGCTGGATCAGAAAAACCGCACTACCATCAACTACTTCGCCATGCCGCCGAGCACTTTTGGCGCCATCTGTAAAGGGCTTGGCGCGGCGAAACTCAACGCCAAACCGGCTCGTGTGGTGATGGAAAAACCGCTGGGCACTTCGCTTGCTACCTCGCGCGAAATTAATGACCAGGTGGGCGAGTTTTTCGAAGAGTGCCAGGTTTACCGCATCGATCACTATTTAGGTAAAGAGACCGTTCTCAACCTGCTGGCGCTGCGCTTTGCCAACTCCCTGTTCGTCAATAACTGGGACAACCGCACTATCGATCATGTGGAAATCACCGTTGCTGAAGAGGTGGGCATCGAAGGACGCTGGGGTTATTTCGACCAGGCCGGGCAGATGCGCGATATGATTCAAAACCATCTGCTGCAAATTCTTTGCATGATTGCCATGTCGCCGCCGTCCGATCTGAGCGCCGACAGTATTCGTGATGCAAAAGTAAAAGTACTGAAATCACTTCGCCGTATTGATCGCTCTAATGTGCGTGAAAAAACGGTGCGCGGTCAGTACACCGCCGGTTTTGCCCAGGGCAAAAAAGTGCCGGGTTATCTGGAAGAAGAGGGCGCGAACAAGTCCAGCAATACCGAAACGTTCGTGGCGATTCGCGTGGATATTGATGACTGGCGCTGGGCGGGGGTTCCTTTCTACCTGCGTACAGGCAAACGTCTGCCGGCCAAATGCTCTGAAGTGGTTGTCTACTTCAAGAACCCGGAACTGAACCTGTTTAAAGAGTCCTGGCAGGAGCTGCCGCAGAACAAGCTGACTATTCGTCTGCAGCCGGATGAAGGCGTGGATATTCAGATTCTCAACAAAGTGCCGGGTCTGGATCATAAACACAACCTGCAAACTACCAAGCTTGATCTGAGCTATTCCGAAACCTTCAACGAGACGCATCTGGCCGACGCTTACGAGCGCCTGTTGCTGGAAACCATGCGCGGCATTCAGGCGCTGTTTGTGCGTCGCGATGAAGTGGAAGAAGCGTGGAAATGGGTGGACTCCATTACCGAAGCCTGGGCGGCGGATAACGATGCGCCGAAGCCTTATCAGGCCGGCACCTGGGGCCCGGTTGCGTCGGTGGCAATGATCACCCGCGATGGCCGCTCCTGGAACGAATTCGAGTAA